One Bradyrhizobium sp. ISRA464 genomic window carries:
- the infB gene encoding translation initiation factor IF-2 yields MVDTKTPGDKTLSVPSKTLTLKPRVETGTVRQSFSHGRTKQVVVEKRGKRRIGGDGPAETHAPEPVVAKPAAPAAKPPLGRPSGPPPGQAQRNTRSGVVLPTLTEDERSARANALADARQRDIEERRQAEEEAKRRAAREAIEKAEREAAEARRKAEEERHRQEEEAKRKAEVEAKRRFGEAEAKPAAPAAPATAKPAAPTSAPAARTPATPTRTPAAAPRTPVAAEADDDEGPRLVRRPGGAVRPATAPKMTHKPGPQKQRGRLTVTTALDVDDVRERSIASFRRRTQRLKGHSSNEPKEKLVREVTIPEAITIQELANRMSERAVDVIRLLMKQGAMHKITDVIDADTAQLIAEELGHTVKRVAASDVEEGLFDVVDDSTDTEPRSPVVTVMGHVDHGKTSLLDALRHANVVSGEAGGITQHIGAYQVLSPESGTKITFIDTPGHAAFTAMRARGAKVTDIVVLVVAADDGVMPQTVEAINHAKAAKVPIIVAINKIDKPDARPERVRTELLQHEVQVESLGGDVVDVEVSAKNNTNLDKLLEMIALQAEILDLKTNSHRPAEGTVIEAKLDRGRGPVATVLVQRGTLHVGDIIVAGAEMGRVRALISDQGENLDEAGPSVPVEVLGFNGPPEAGDRLAVVESEARARQVTSYRAHQKRENAAASISGMRGSLEQMMSQLKTAGRKEFPLIVKADVQGSLEAILGSLEKLGTDEVAARILHAGVGGISESDVTLAEGFNAAIIGFSVRANKEAAAAAKRNGIEIRYYNIIYDLVDDIKKAMSGLLAPTLRETMLGNAQILEVFNISKVGKVAGCRVTDGTVERGANVRLIRDNVVVHEGKLSTLKRFKDEVKEVVAGQECGMAFENYGDMRVGDVIECYRIETIQRSL; encoded by the coding sequence ATGGTTGATACCAAAACCCCTGGCGACAAGACTTTGAGTGTCCCGAGCAAGACCTTGACGCTGAAACCGCGCGTCGAGACGGGCACCGTGCGCCAGAGCTTCAGCCATGGCCGGACCAAGCAGGTCGTGGTCGAAAAGCGCGGCAAGCGCCGCATCGGTGGCGATGGCCCGGCCGAGACGCACGCGCCGGAACCCGTGGTCGCAAAGCCTGCGGCGCCAGCCGCCAAGCCGCCGCTCGGCCGCCCGTCAGGCCCGCCTCCCGGCCAGGCGCAGCGCAACACCCGCTCGGGCGTCGTACTGCCGACCCTGACCGAGGACGAGCGCTCTGCGCGCGCCAACGCGCTCGCCGACGCCCGGCAGCGCGACATCGAGGAGCGTCGCCAGGCCGAAGAGGAGGCCAAGCGCCGCGCCGCCCGGGAGGCCATCGAGAAGGCCGAGCGCGAGGCCGCCGAAGCCCGCCGCAAGGCGGAAGAGGAGCGCCATCGCCAGGAAGAAGAGGCCAAGCGCAAGGCCGAAGTCGAGGCCAAGCGCCGCTTCGGCGAGGCCGAAGCCAAGCCCGCGGCGCCGGCCGCTCCGGCCACGGCCAAGCCGGCCGCACCCACCTCGGCACCGGCAGCCCGCACGCCAGCTACACCCACGCGCACCCCGGCCGCCGCGCCGAGGACCCCGGTCGCCGCCGAGGCCGACGATGACGAAGGTCCGCGCCTGGTGCGCCGCCCCGGCGGCGCCGTGCGCCCGGCGACAGCGCCGAAGATGACCCACAAGCCCGGTCCGCAGAAGCAGCGCGGACGCCTCACCGTGACCACGGCACTCGACGTGGACGACGTCCGCGAGCGTTCGATCGCCTCGTTCCGTCGTCGCACCCAGCGCCTGAAGGGGCATTCGTCGAACGAGCCGAAGGAGAAGCTGGTCCGCGAGGTCACGATTCCTGAAGCGATCACGATCCAGGAACTCGCCAACCGCATGTCGGAGCGCGCGGTCGACGTCATCCGCCTGCTGATGAAGCAGGGCGCGATGCACAAGATCACCGACGTGATCGATGCCGACACCGCGCAACTGATCGCGGAAGAGCTCGGCCACACCGTCAAGCGCGTTGCCGCTTCCGACGTGGAAGAAGGCCTGTTCGACGTCGTCGACGACTCGACCGACACCGAGCCGCGCTCGCCCGTGGTCACGGTGATGGGTCACGTCGACCACGGCAAGACCTCGCTGCTCGACGCGCTGCGCCACGCCAACGTGGTGTCGGGCGAAGCCGGCGGCATTACCCAGCATATCGGCGCCTATCAGGTGCTCTCGCCCGAGAGCGGCACCAAGATCACCTTCATCGACACGCCCGGCCACGCCGCGTTCACCGCGATGCGCGCCCGCGGCGCCAAGGTCACCGACATCGTCGTGCTGGTGGTCGCGGCCGACGACGGCGTGATGCCGCAGACGGTGGAAGCGATCAATCACGCCAAGGCGGCAAAGGTGCCGATCATCGTGGCGATCAACAAGATCGACAAGCCCGATGCGAGGCCCGAGCGCGTGCGCACCGAACTGCTGCAGCACGAGGTGCAGGTCGAATCGCTCGGCGGCGACGTGGTCGACGTCGAGGTGTCGGCGAAAAACAACACCAACCTCGACAAGCTGCTGGAAATGATCGCGCTGCAGGCCGAAATCCTCGACCTGAAGACCAATTCGCATCGCCCGGCGGAAGGCACCGTGATCGAAGCCAAGCTCGACCGCGGTCGCGGTCCGGTCGCGACCGTGCTGGTGCAACGCGGCACGCTGCACGTCGGCGACATCATCGTGGCCGGCGCCGAGATGGGCCGCGTCCGCGCGCTGATCTCCGATCAGGGCGAGAATCTCGACGAGGCCGGCCCGTCCGTGCCGGTCGAGGTGCTCGGCTTCAACGGTCCGCCGGAAGCCGGCGACCGCCTCGCCGTGGTCGAGAGCGAAGCCCGCGCCCGCCAGGTCACGAGCTACCGCGCGCATCAGAAGCGCGAGAACGCGGCGGCCTCGATCTCGGGCATGCGCGGCTCGCTCGAGCAGATGATGTCGCAGCTCAAGACCGCGGGCCGCAAGGAATTCCCGCTGATCGTCAAGGCCGACGTGCAGGGCTCGCTGGAAGCGATCCTTGGCTCGCTGGAGAAGCTCGGCACCGACGAGGTCGCAGCCCGCATCCTGCATGCAGGCGTCGGCGGCATCTCGGAGTCCGATGTCACGCTGGCGGAAGGCTTCAACGCCGCGATCATCGGCTTCTCCGTCCGCGCCAACAAGGAAGCGGCAGCCGCCGCCAAGCGCAACGGCATCGAGATCCGCTACTACAACATCATCTACGATCTCGTGGATGACATCAAAAAGGCGATGTCCGGCCTGCTCGCGCCCACGCTGCGCGAAACCATGCTGGGCAACGCGCAGATCCTGGAAGTATTCAACATTTCCAAGGTCGGCAAGGTCGCGGGTTGCCGCGTCACCGACGGAACCGTGGAGCGCGGCGCCAATGTTCGCCTGATCCGCGACAACGTGGTGGTGCACGAGGGCAAGCTCTCGACGCTGAAGCGCTTCAAGGATGAAGTGAAGGAAGTGGTCGCCGGCCAGGAGTGTGGCATGGCGTTCGAGAACTACGGCGACATGCGTGTCGGCGACGTGATCGAGTGTTACCGCATCGAGACGATCCAGCGCTCTCTGTAA
- the rbfA gene encoding 30S ribosome-binding factor RbfA → MSRQKKSSAPGGSQRQLRVGETVRHAVAEILSHGDVHDPDLEGHIITVPEVRMSPDLKLATIYVMPLGGRDTDAVIAALERNKKFLRGEIAHRINLKFAPDIRFRVDERFDEAERIEKLLRTPAVQRDLAPDSDDE, encoded by the coding sequence ATGTCCCGTCAGAAGAAAAGCTCCGCGCCCGGAGGATCACAACGTCAGCTACGCGTCGGCGAAACCGTTCGCCATGCGGTTGCCGAGATTCTGTCTCACGGTGACGTCCACGATCCGGATCTTGAAGGCCACATCATCACCGTTCCCGAGGTGCGTATGTCGCCGGACCTGAAGCTCGCAACGATCTACGTGATGCCGCTCGGCGGACGCGACACCGACGCCGTGATCGCAGCGCTCGAGCGCAACAAGAAATTCCTCCGCGGCGAGATCGCGCATCGCATTAACCTGAAATTTGCACCTGACATCCGCTTCCGCGTCGACGAGCGATTCGACGAAGCGGAACGTATCGAGAAATTACTGCGAACACCTGCGGTGCAACGAGATCTTGCACCCGATTCGGACGACGAGTGA
- the truB gene encoding tRNA pseudouridine(55) synthase TruB, protein MTVTTTNSAIDAKDADARDADRDIFSEQRSDGPRRVNNDPRQKQGKQNQQPRRDKRDVHGWVVLDKPIGMTSTHAVAVLKRLFQAKRAGHAGTLDPLASGGLPIALGEATKTVPFVMDGRKRYRFTVCWGEERDTDDTEGRVVRTSDNRPTADSIRDLLPRFTGTIEQIPPQYSAIKVQGERAYDLARDGETVELKPRPVEIHELILVEHGDNGQSVFEAECGKGTYVRALGRDMGRILGCFGHICALRRTIVGPFTEQDMIPLEQLEALCNRAASGEGSLADALLPVETALDDIPALAVTRADAARLHRGQAVLLRGRDAPNSSGTVYVTVAGRLLALAELGNGELIPKRVFNLSGLTASSARNHGSN, encoded by the coding sequence ATGACTGTGACGACGACCAACAGCGCGATCGACGCGAAAGATGCCGACGCGCGCGACGCTGACAGAGATATTTTTTCCGAACAGCGCAGTGACGGTCCGCGTCGGGTGAACAACGATCCGCGCCAGAAGCAGGGCAAGCAGAACCAGCAGCCGCGCCGCGACAAGCGTGACGTGCACGGCTGGGTCGTGCTCGACAAGCCGATCGGCATGACCTCGACGCACGCGGTCGCGGTGCTCAAGCGCCTGTTCCAGGCGAAGCGCGCCGGCCATGCCGGCACGCTCGATCCGCTCGCCTCCGGGGGCTTGCCGATCGCGCTGGGCGAGGCCACCAAGACGGTGCCGTTCGTGATGGACGGCCGCAAGCGCTATCGCTTCACGGTGTGCTGGGGCGAGGAGCGCGACACCGATGACACCGAGGGACGCGTCGTCAGGACCAGCGACAACCGGCCGACGGCCGATTCAATCCGCGACCTGCTGCCCCGCTTCACCGGGACGATCGAGCAGATCCCGCCGCAATATTCGGCCATCAAGGTGCAGGGCGAGCGCGCCTATGACCTGGCGCGCGACGGCGAAACTGTGGAACTGAAGCCCCGTCCGGTCGAGATTCACGAATTAATCCTTGTAGAACACGGAGATAACGGCCAGTCCGTGTTCGAGGCCGAGTGCGGCAAGGGAACCTATGTCCGGGCGCTGGGCCGCGATATGGGCCGGATTCTGGGCTGTTTCGGCCATATCTGCGCCCTGCGGCGGACCATTGTCGGTCCATTTACCGAGCAGGACATGATTCCGCTGGAACAGTTAGAGGCTTTATGCAATAGAGCCGCGTCTGGCGAGGGTAGCCTCGCCGACGCGCTTTTGCCCGTTGAGACCGCGCTGGACGACATCCCGGCACTGGCCGTCACACGGGCTGATGCGGCAAGGCTCCACAGGGGCCAGGCCGTTTTGTTGCGCGGACGGGATGCGCCCAATAGTAGCGGCACAGTCTATGTCACGGTGGCAGGCCGTCTTCTGGCGCTTGCCGAACTTGGCAATGGCGAACTCATCCCCAAGCGCGTGTTCAACCTGAGCGGACTGACTGCCAGTTCGGCTCGCAACCATGGAAGCAATTGA
- the rpsO gene encoding 30S ribosomal protein S15 — protein sequence MSITAQRKAEVIKTNATKAGDTGSPEVQVAILSERINNLTEHFKTHAKDNHSRRGLLKLVSTRRSLLDYIKRKDEARYKALLEKHNIRR from the coding sequence ATGTCGATTACCGCGCAACGCAAAGCGGAAGTCATCAAGACGAATGCCACCAAAGCCGGCGACACCGGCTCGCCCGAGGTCCAGGTCGCGATCCTGTCGGAACGCATCAACAACCTCACCGAGCACTTCAAGACCCATGCGAAGGACAACCATTCGCGGCGCGGCCTCCTGAAGCTCGTGTCGACGCGTCGCTCCCTGCTTGACTACATCAAGCGCAAGGACGAGGCGCGTTACAAGGCGCTGCTCGAGAAGCACAACATCCGTCGTTGA
- the pnp gene encoding polyribonucleotide nucleotidyltransferase encodes MFKTHSVEIDWGGRPLKLETGKIARQADGAVMATYGETVVLATVVAAKAPREGVDFLPLTVDYQEKAYAAGRIPGGYFKREGRPTEKETLVSRLIDRPIRPLFVDGWRNETQVIVTTLSHDMENDPDVLSMVAASAALTLSGVPFKGPIGAARVGFANDEYVLNPTLDEMTESQLDLVVAGTADAVLMVESEAKELNEDVMLGAVMFGHRHFQPVINAIIELAEKAAKEPREVTPIDNSEIEKEMLGIAEQELRQAYAIAVKQDRYAAVGAIKEKVMAHFFPEGQEPRYDKLRVADVFKELEAKIVRWNILDTGKRIDGRDVKTVRNIVAEVGVLPRAHGSALFTRGETQAMVVTTLGTGEDEQYIDALSGTYKETFLLHYNFPPYSVGETGRLGGTKRREIGHGKLAWRAIHPVLPPHHEFPYTIRVVSEITESNGSSSMASVCGASLSLMDAGVPLKRPTAGIAMGLILEGQRFAVLSDILGDEDHLGDMDFKVAGTDQGITSLQMDIKIEGITEEIMRVALGQAKEGRVHILGEMAKALTAARAELGEYAPRIETFKIATDKIREVIGTGGKVIREIVEKTGAKVNIEDDGTVKVASNDGEAMKAAIKWIKSIASDPEVGQIYDGTVVKVMEFGAFVNFFGAKDGLVHISQLAANRVQKTSDVVKEGDKVKVKLLGFDDRGKTRLSMKAVDQQTGEDLEAKQKPEAPAPREAAGE; translated from the coding sequence ATGTTCAAAACGCATTCCGTCGAGATCGACTGGGGTGGACGTCCCCTCAAGCTTGAAACCGGCAAGATCGCCCGCCAGGCCGACGGCGCCGTGATGGCCACCTATGGCGAGACCGTGGTGCTCGCCACCGTCGTTGCGGCCAAGGCGCCGCGCGAGGGCGTCGACTTCCTGCCGCTCACGGTCGACTACCAGGAGAAGGCTTACGCCGCGGGCCGCATTCCCGGCGGCTATTTCAAGCGCGAGGGCCGTCCGACCGAGAAGGAGACGCTGGTCTCCCGCCTGATCGACCGTCCGATCCGTCCACTGTTCGTCGACGGCTGGCGCAACGAGACCCAGGTGATCGTGACGACGCTATCGCACGACATGGAGAACGATCCCGACGTGCTGTCGATGGTCGCAGCCTCCGCCGCGCTGACGCTGTCCGGCGTGCCGTTCAAGGGCCCGATCGGCGCTGCGCGCGTCGGCTTCGCCAATGACGAATACGTCCTCAACCCGACGCTGGACGAGATGACCGAGAGCCAGCTCGACCTCGTCGTCGCCGGCACCGCGGACGCCGTGCTGATGGTCGAGTCGGAAGCCAAGGAGCTCAACGAAGACGTGATGCTCGGCGCGGTCATGTTCGGCCACCGCCACTTCCAGCCGGTCATCAACGCGATCATCGAGCTCGCCGAGAAGGCCGCCAAGGAGCCGCGCGAAGTCACCCCGATCGACAATTCGGAGATCGAGAAGGAGATGCTCGGCATCGCCGAGCAGGAGCTCCGCCAGGCCTATGCGATCGCAGTGAAGCAGGACCGCTATGCCGCGGTCGGCGCCATCAAGGAAAAGGTGATGGCGCACTTCTTCCCCGAAGGGCAGGAGCCGAGATACGACAAGCTGCGCGTCGCCGACGTGTTCAAGGAGCTGGAAGCCAAGATCGTCCGCTGGAACATCCTCGATACCGGCAAGCGAATCGATGGCCGTGACGTCAAGACCGTGCGCAACATCGTCGCCGAAGTCGGCGTGCTGCCGCGCGCTCACGGCTCGGCGCTGTTCACCCGCGGTGAGACCCAGGCGATGGTCGTGACCACGCTCGGCACCGGCGAGGACGAGCAGTACATCGACGCGTTGTCGGGGACGTACAAGGAGACGTTCCTGCTGCACTACAACTTCCCGCCCTATTCGGTCGGTGAAACCGGTCGCCTCGGCGGCACCAAGCGCCGCGAGATCGGCCACGGTAAGCTCGCCTGGCGCGCGATCCACCCGGTGCTGCCGCCGCACCACGAGTTCCCGTACACGATCCGCGTGGTCTCCGAGATCACCGAATCGAACGGCTCGTCCTCGATGGCCTCGGTCTGCGGCGCCTCGCTGTCGCTGATGGATGCCGGCGTGCCGCTGAAGCGGCCGACCGCCGGTATCGCCATGGGCCTGATCCTGGAAGGCCAGCGCTTCGCGGTGCTGTCGGACATCCTCGGTGACGAGGATCATCTCGGTGACATGGACTTCAAGGTCGCCGGCACCGACCAGGGCATCACCTCGCTGCAGATGGACATCAAGATCGAGGGCATCACCGAGGAGATCATGCGTGTCGCGCTTGGCCAGGCCAAGGAAGGGCGCGTCCATATCCTCGGCGAGATGGCCAAGGCCCTGACCGCGGCCCGCGCCGAGCTCGGCGAATACGCGCCGCGCATCGAGACCTTCAAGATCGCCACCGACAAGATCCGCGAAGTGATCGGCACCGGCGGCAAGGTGATCCGCGAGATCGTCGAGAAGACCGGCGCCAAGGTCAACATCGAGGACGACGGCACCGTGAAGGTCGCCTCCAACGACGGCGAGGCGATGAAGGCCGCGATCAAGTGGATCAAGTCGATTGCGTCCGATCCGGAAGTCGGCCAGATCTACGACGGCACCGTGGTCAAGGTGATGGAGTTCGGCGCCTTCGTGAACTTCTTCGGCGCCAAGGACGGTCTCGTCCACATCAGCCAGCTCGCGGCCAACCGCGTGCAGAAGACCTCCGACGTCGTCAAGGAAGGCGACAAGGTCAAGGTCAAGCTGCTCGGCTTCGACGACCGCGGCAAGACCCGCCTGTCGATGAAGGCGGTCGACCAGCAGACCGGCGAGGATCTGGAAGCCAAGCAGAAGCCCGAGGCTCCGGCCCCGCGCGAAGCCGCCGGCGAGTAA